A single genomic interval of Candidatus Nomurabacteria bacterium harbors:
- a CDS encoding type II secretion system protein produces MTQFRDWKKTYEGFTLIEILVVVGLIAILAAVTIVAINPAKNFEQTRDAQRSADVTAILNAVTQYTSEEGQTIETLLAAIGSPDIDETGLDVDTDGNRSEGMLCSLLADGIKKIGKGVDTYLTATTPDLDGSGVSDALEYVDLEQTNVLVDEYIVTIPEDPSQSTTWTTLTDTGYTFCVTASGRVTITADPERAASISVSR; encoded by the coding sequence ATGACACAATTTCGTGATTGGAAGAAAACATACGAGGGCTTCACCCTGATCGAGATCCTCGTAGTCGTAGGTTTGATCGCGATCCTGGCAGCCGTCACGATCGTTGCTATCAACCCTGCGAAGAACTTCGAGCAGACGCGAGATGCTCAGAGATCAGCAGACGTTACAGCTATTTTGAACGCTGTTACACAGTATACTTCAGAGGAAGGTCAGACAATCGAGACCTTGTTAGCCGCAATAGGAAGTCCTGACATAGATGAAACGGGTTTGGATGTAGATACCGATGGTAATCGATCTGAAGGTATGCTGTGTTCTCTCCTTGCTGATGGTATAAAGAAGATCGGAAAAGGAGTAGATACTTATCTAACAGCTACGACTCCTGACCTTGATGGTTCAGGAGTAAGTGATGCCCTAGAGTATGTAGACCTAGAGCAGACGAATGTGCTTGTAGATGAGTATATTGTAACCATTCCTGAGGATCCATCTCAGAGTACAACATGGACAACTTTAACTGATACAGGATACACCTTCTGTGTGACTGCATCAGGACGAGTCACGATCACAGCAGATCCTGAGAGAGCAGCTAGCATCTCAGTGAGTAGGTAA
- a CDS encoding DUF916 domain-containing protein → MIDEDNFVIKSIIMKGALLKGLLSLSLLLTSSVLYTTFVSAQEETVGLAISPTTFELTADPGDTKTDVLKVYNPTDAPLTVSMKVEDFAPIGDEGQVVLSEPGENSTFSIAAWTTITPSEFTIQPLEQVIVDVVFAVPSNAEPGGHYGSIVASLSGGTQDVTGSAVGNDRGSLVLMAISGDIEEELSVSEFSAPSFSEYGPIDFGLLFKNNGNVHVIPAGFVTIKNLRGDEVGQLEIPKDKRVLPGFERRADLSWDEKNLIGRYTATLVVNYGSGSQEVLTDSITFTVFPWKVGLGVGVGILAVVLLIVKGRARIKKAAKALVGK, encoded by the coding sequence ATGATTGATGAAGATAATTTTGTTATTAAGTCTATCATTATGAAGGGTGCATTATTAAAAGGTTTGTTATCCTTGAGCTTACTATTAACAAGCTCAGTTTTGTATACGACTTTTGTATCAGCTCAAGAAGAAACCGTAGGTCTTGCGATATCTCCTACTACTTTTGAGCTGACTGCAGATCCAGGAGATACTAAAACTGATGTTCTCAAAGTATACAATCCTACTGATGCACCTCTGACAGTCTCGATGAAAGTTGAGGATTTTGCACCTATTGGAGATGAGGGACAGGTAGTCCTTTCAGAACCGGGTGAAAATAGCACTTTTTCGATTGCAGCATGGACAACTATCACACCATCCGAATTTACCATCCAACCATTAGAACAAGTTATCGTAGATGTAGTATTTGCAGTACCTTCAAATGCAGAGCCCGGTGGACACTACGGTTCAATAGTTGCATCTCTTTCCGGAGGAACACAAGATGTCACTGGTTCTGCAGTTGGGAATGATCGAGGTTCACTAGTCTTGATGGCTATCTCTGGAGATATCGAAGAAGAATTATCCGTATCTGAATTCTCTGCTCCTTCATTTAGCGAATACGGACCTATCGATTTCGGCCTACTATTCAAAAATAATGGGAATGTACATGTCATACCAGCAGGTTTTGTTACTATCAAGAATTTACGCGGTGATGAAGTTGGTCAACTGGAGATCCCTAAGGATAAAAGGGTCTTGCCTGGTTTTGAGAGGCGTGCAGATCTCTCATGGGATGAGAAGAACTTGATCGGTAGATATACAGCAACTCTCGTTGTAAATTATGGTAGCGGTTCACAAGAAGTCCTTACTGATTCGATAACCTTTACAGTGTTTCCATGGAAGGTCGGTCTGGGAGTCGGCGTAGGTATCCTTGCAGTTGTTCTTCTGATAGTTAAAGGTAGAGCTAGGATCAAGAAAGCCGCAAAAGCCCTCGTTGGGAAGTAA
- a CDS encoding putative DNA binding domain-containing protein encodes MSDKTLSLKPSPVVIVKKILVAEVLVAIIVAIFTFIVDFIALYEKLPFSDVISSSIFSILVLGIFQIIFLVALFLSWYFESYELYPKKLVHQKGIFIKSNDIRPFTSLTSIRHKEGILGRWLNYASIELADAKNSQIIVIPDIFRATEEIEKIQQFVSIKDVPTKEDKNELLEELISKGESKNLEFKESFRWDSNQGAVNKDLEQMIMRSIVGMLNSEGGKILIGVNDRGEVIGLENDLKTVKKKNLDGFENHLTTVFSSSIGAEYSQDLDVSFEVSDDGKTVCLISIRRSDEPVFYKGNGTEKFFVRAGNSTRELNPRESFKYIRTNFSDYSG; translated from the coding sequence ATGAGTGATAAGACATTATCCCTAAAACCAAGCCCAGTAGTTATAGTCAAGAAGATATTGGTGGCTGAAGTACTCGTTGCAATTATTGTGGCGATTTTTACCTTTATCGTTGATTTTATAGCACTTTATGAGAAACTCCCGTTTTCTGACGTCATATCGTCATCCATCTTTAGTATCCTTGTACTTGGTATTTTTCAGATAATCTTTTTAGTAGCTCTCTTCCTCTCTTGGTATTTTGAAAGTTATGAGTTGTATCCCAAAAAGTTAGTTCATCAGAAGGGGATCTTTATCAAATCTAATGATATCCGCCCATTTACTTCGTTGACCTCGATAAGACATAAGGAGGGTATCTTAGGAAGGTGGCTCAACTATGCATCTATCGAATTAGCAGATGCAAAAAACTCACAGATAATCGTTATACCTGATATATTTCGAGCTACTGAGGAGATCGAGAAGATCCAGCAATTTGTTTCAATAAAAGATGTTCCTACAAAAGAAGATAAGAATGAGCTACTAGAGGAACTGATATCCAAAGGAGAAAGCAAGAATCTCGAATTCAAAGAGTCCTTTCGATGGGATAGTAATCAGGGTGCTGTAAACAAGGATCTTGAGCAGATGATCATGAGATCTATTGTTGGGATGTTGAATTCAGAAGGTGGGAAGATCCTGATAGGTGTAAATGATAGGGGAGAGGTTATCGGATTGGAGAATGACCTTAAAACAGTGAAGAAAAAGAATCTTGACGGATTTGAAAATCATTTGACGACGGTATTCTCTAGTTCTATCGGAGCTGAATATTCACAAGATCTTGATGTTTCATTTGAGGTGTCTGATGATGGAAAGACCGTATGTTTGATCTCGATCAGACGTTCTGATGAACCTGTGTTCTATAAAGGTAATGGTACAGAGAAATTCTTTGTTAGAGCGGGTAATTCAACCAGAGAGTTAAATCCCAGGGAATCCTTCAAATATATCAGAACAAACTTCTCCGACTATTCCGGATAA
- a CDS encoding GNAT family N-acetyltransferase: protein MNIRKPQKNDIEIIRKILSQWTEKDEVEKYIERILNEINNKIEFNTRFWVITDNAIPIGVGGISEPLPKVKYLSKGNNPAEIKILYLDNNSRGKGAGKKLLVFLENVLFDKNHDEIIIRSAEKYKDTAYGFYEKFGYKLVDYIDNNMAVFIKSL from the coding sequence ATGAATATAAGGAAACCCCAGAAGAATGACATCGAAATTATTAGAAAAATTCTGTCACAATGGACGGAAAAAGATGAGGTCGAAAAGTATATTGAACGTATATTAAATGAGATAAATAATAAAATTGAATTCAATACTCGATTCTGGGTTATAACAGATAATGCTATTCCAATAGGAGTTGGTGGAATTTCGGAACCCTTACCTAAAGTGAAATATTTGTCGAAAGGAAATAATCCAGCTGAGATAAAAATATTATATCTCGACAATAATTCACGTGGAAAAGGTGCAGGTAAAAAGTTACTTGTGTTTCTTGAGAACGTTTTATTTGATAAGAACCATGATGAAATTATCATTCGGAGTGCAGAAAAATATAAAGATACAGCATACGGTTTTTATGAAAAATTCGGATATAAGTTAGTTGACTATATTGATAACAATATGGCGGTTTTTATTAAAAGTCTGTAG
- a CDS encoding DEAD/DEAH box helicase family protein: MKLNGITEYHAKYLAAKIRRRFPMDDFNRLTNAIYDSNIEIYPHQLSAADFVLNSPLSKGAILADEIGMGKSVETGLVLSNLKNHGEKKFLIIAPVTEITMWKVNLQRLFGFESMVITERKLVELKKLDNANPLDVDPIVICSYKFAYERMNLLEKVEWEFIVVDEAHRLKNIYDIRSAIGDSISFFVKPYPKLLITSNPFQSTMKRLFRLGNLVDKYAFGDKRSFNYQFVSITDDIDYGELSKRLRPVMIRTPHHRAKDYIGKAFRREILLSYKPSALESDFITAVNNYFINTSKFGLPSEKESLQALALYKQLVVSPKIAMGGLGYIDAALKIVRQAKDPSTSLIRKFKNDIETLSWIDDEWYRKKDGGKLDATSKKNIKRAVDKEQNDLLIMREYALSIKKDSRINALVNGLNKAERSLKRKSGRKHYIIYTESKQAQKYIAFMLHDRGFSNIYTINKRNQDKRSLEIYHRFINNKENHYLLTGDELIDRRTAIINEFQSKGEYLVATDPGMSEQVLKKCDVVVNYDLPIDPYRTEWRISRVSGQFNNNDILVLNIVNEANEFEKWNYQIQSENFEIFSGKHGRSDRAIGSIGVGTDYAMEVFKFFMQTHTVHLMDQPFRKISVEIKDAVSRSMNNYYNRLVIKSAQTEKRLTKKILDRYDESITELKKSLTIISAVVVGDKGTVTTRGAGYLNLRRKPLVMKKEDLGIYGFDETLRGDRRKFYVNKGIGKKILDKAYRGKLPVHHLKFRYASVKPRFDSLKKLKKSRGFLELKLVTVRGMQIEDYLIFNAITDDGQILSQKQCHDLMHLSAKDLGGFRGRIDLRKVFLHNKEQLIKKLQERDTIYMEELSRKLEIWLNDRVLVHRRDLRLIMTEKRKLHRRWMNSTRERRKEKLEMQLLEVGVLRRKKMRYIRKIRNYSTLEKDDMLGRLSSSMELKSSSRNLFTIRWELV, encoded by the coding sequence ATGAAACTGAACGGGATCACCGAATATCATGCCAAATATTTAGCTGCAAAGATCCGTCGGAGATTTCCGATGGATGATTTCAACAGGCTAACTAATGCAATATATGATTCAAATATCGAAATATATCCGCACCAACTCTCTGCTGCAGACTTTGTTCTCAACTCTCCTCTTTCGAAGGGAGCGATACTAGCTGATGAAATTGGAATGGGAAAAAGTGTTGAGACAGGTTTGGTGCTCTCAAATCTTAAAAATCATGGAGAGAAGAAATTTCTCATAATCGCTCCTGTGACAGAAATTACTATGTGGAAGGTCAACCTCCAGAGGTTATTCGGCTTTGAGAGTATGGTTATAACGGAAAGAAAATTGGTTGAGCTAAAAAAGTTGGATAATGCAAATCCGTTAGATGTTGATCCGATTGTGATCTGCTCATACAAATTTGCTTATGAACGGATGAATCTACTGGAGAAGGTAGAGTGGGAATTCATTGTGGTCGATGAAGCTCATAGGTTAAAGAATATATATGATATCCGTAGTGCTATCGGTGATAGTATATCTTTTTTTGTCAAACCGTATCCAAAATTACTCATCACATCAAATCCATTCCAAAGCACTATGAAGCGTCTTTTTAGATTGGGTAATCTTGTGGATAAATACGCCTTCGGTGATAAACGAAGTTTTAATTATCAGTTCGTCAGTATCACCGATGATATCGACTATGGAGAGTTATCCAAAAGGTTGAGACCGGTAATGATCCGTACTCCTCATCATCGTGCAAAAGATTATATCGGGAAGGCATTTCGAAGGGAGATCTTGTTGAGTTATAAACCATCAGCATTAGAATCAGATTTCATAACGGCAGTAAATAATTATTTCATTAATACTTCAAAGTTTGGATTACCTAGTGAGAAAGAGAGCTTACAGGCATTAGCATTGTATAAACAACTTGTAGTATCACCAAAGATTGCGATGGGAGGCTTGGGGTACATAGATGCAGCTCTAAAGATAGTTCGTCAAGCAAAAGATCCTTCAACTTCGCTCATCCGTAAGTTTAAAAATGATATTGAAACACTTTCCTGGATCGATGATGAATGGTACAGAAAGAAGGATGGGGGCAAGCTTGACGCAACTAGCAAGAAGAATATCAAACGCGCTGTTGATAAAGAACAGAACGATCTGTTGATAATGCGAGAGTATGCTTTGAGCATCAAAAAGGATTCGAGGATAAATGCATTGGTAAACGGTTTGAACAAAGCAGAGCGAAGTTTAAAACGAAAAAGTGGACGAAAGCATTATATTATCTACACGGAATCCAAACAGGCACAGAAATACATTGCATTTATGTTGCATGATCGCGGGTTTAGCAATATATATACCATCAATAAGCGAAATCAAGACAAAAGATCCCTCGAGATATATCATCGATTCATCAACAACAAGGAAAATCACTATCTTCTCACTGGTGATGAGTTGATAGACCGGAGAACTGCGATCATAAATGAGTTCCAATCCAAAGGTGAATATCTAGTCGCAACTGATCCCGGAATGTCCGAACAGGTACTAAAAAAGTGTGATGTAGTGGTGAACTACGACCTTCCTATCGATCCTTACCGTACTGAATGGAGGATCTCGAGGGTAAGTGGCCAGTTCAATAACAATGACATCTTGGTACTCAATATTGTCAATGAAGCGAATGAGTTTGAAAAATGGAATTATCAGATCCAATCCGAGAACTTTGAAATATTCTCAGGTAAACATGGAAGATCCGATAGAGCGATAGGATCAATTGGTGTCGGAACCGATTATGCGATGGAAGTTTTCAAGTTCTTTATGCAAACACATACAGTACATCTCATGGACCAGCCTTTTAGGAAGATATCTGTAGAGATAAAAGACGCAGTATCGAGATCGATGAACAATTACTACAATAGATTAGTGATCAAGTCAGCTCAAACAGAGAAGCGACTGACCAAAAAGATACTTGATAGGTATGATGAGAGTATCACCGAATTGAAAAAAAGCTTGACGATAATATCCGCAGTTGTTGTTGGAGATAAAGGAACTGTCACGACTCGTGGTGCCGGTTACTTAAATCTTCGACGTAAACCGCTTGTCATGAAAAAAGAAGATCTGGGGATCTACGGATTTGATGAGACACTGCGAGGGGATAGGCGAAAATTTTATGTAAATAAAGGAATAGGAAAAAAGATATTAGATAAAGCATATAGAGGAAAACTACCAGTGCATCATCTAAAATTCAGATACGCCTCAGTAAAACCCCGGTTTGATTCTCTTAAAAAGTTAAAAAAGAGCAGAGGTTTTCTTGAATTGAAACTTGTCACAGTTAGAGGTATGCAGATTGAAGACTATCTGATATTTAACGCAATTACTGATGACGGACAGATCCTATCACAGAAACAGTGTCACGATCTGATGCACCTGAGTGCAAAAGATCTGGGAGGTTTTCGGGGTAGGATCGACTTGAGGAAGGTTTTTTTACATAACAAAGAGCAATTGATAAAAAAACTTCAAGAACGCGACACTATCTACATGGAAGAACTTTCAAGGAAACTGGAGATATGGCTTAATGATAGGGTCTTGGTTCACAGGAGAGATCTCCGTCTGATCATGACTGAGAAGCGAAAACTACACAGGAGATGGATGAATTCCACTAGGGAACGCAGAAAAGAAAAGTTGGAAATGCAGTTGCTAGAAGTTGGTGTTTTACGCAGAAAGAAGATGCGATACATAAGAAAGATCAGGAATTATTCGACATTGGAGAAAGATGATATGTTAGGTAGGCTTTCATCCTCAATGGAGTTAAAAAGTAGTTCCCGCAACCTTTTCACGATCAGATGGGAGTTGGTTTAA
- a CDS encoding sulfite exporter TauE/SafE family protein, with protein sequence MIDVTFITAFTAGLLTFFAPCTFVALPTFLAYITNNATMEDPDSGGRRFRVMRSTLLYAVGFILVFTLLGYSASSISRSLNLNKDLLTQIGGVLIILLGSFVLFGEKIKGLQFLFREKKIGVDKLSRFAGSSIYPFILGFVTAIAWTPCVGPILGGILLLAGTQSDTPAQGAFLLTIHGIGIMVPFLVIALLFDRASGIVKKYAKYTKKIHTISGYLLLIIGLLMLTGNMGKFTQIVFRLHSMF encoded by the coding sequence ATGATCGACGTTACGTTTATCACAGCCTTTACAGCAGGTTTACTAACTTTTTTCGCACCTTGTACATTTGTTGCACTTCCCACCTTTCTTGCATATATCACTAACAATGCAACCATGGAAGATCCAGACTCAGGTGGCAGGAGATTTCGTGTAATGAGAAGTACATTACTTTATGCTGTAGGATTCATCCTTGTCTTTACACTGCTTGGATATTCGGCATCATCTATCAGCAGATCACTAAATCTCAACAAGGATCTTCTTACCCAGATCGGTGGAGTATTGATCATTCTATTAGGTTCGTTCGTTCTCTTTGGTGAAAAGATCAAAGGACTTCAATTCCTTTTTCGCGAGAAGAAGATAGGGGTTGATAAATTGAGTCGCTTTGCAGGTAGTTCGATCTATCCATTCATACTTGGATTTGTAACTGCAATTGCATGGACCCCATGTGTAGGACCGATACTTGGTGGGATCCTACTTCTTGCAGGGACTCAATCAGACACCCCTGCACAAGGCGCTTTTCTACTGACAATACACGGAATTGGAATCATGGTACCCTTTCTAGTGATCGCCCTTCTCTTTGATCGTGCATCGGGGATAGTAAAGAAATACGCTAAATACACTAAAAAGATCCATACAATAAGTGGTTATCTACTCCTGATAATTGGATTATTGATGTTGACTGGAAATATGGGTAAATTCACACAGATCGTTTTTCGATTACATTCTATGTTCTGA